The sequence AATCCCGTGCCGGTACCAGATGCTGACGCGCTTGTGGAAACATCGCCTGATCAAACTGACATTGTCGGCTCCAGTATAAACGACTTAACCGCAAAAGTTGACAACGGTCAGGTAGTGATCAAAGTCAAGGATGATATCCCGGATATCGGCGAGTATGTTCCATATGACATTCCGCCAAAACCGGTCGTCCAGAAACCGGCAGAATATCCGGAGATCGCCAGGAAAGTCGGCATGGAAGGAACGACGTTCGTCAAAATGCTCCTCGATCTTGACGGTTCGGTCATGCGCGTGGCGGTACTGAAGAGCTCGGGTTTTCCGCAGCTCGACACCGCCGCGGTTAAATGCGTCCTGGACTGGAAATTTTCACCTGCCATTCAGA comes from bacterium and encodes:
- a CDS encoding energy transducer TonB, with protein sequence MNNITHQIALPSLGGRSPILRFYQVNLRLAYYLTNFALLVLILGIFGYVKYQEWRLDELKRITGKDNGPIVIEIPYYKLDPPRSILPDDNINALVPKSPAPVVRGNPVPVPDADALVETSPDQTDIVGSSINDLTAKVDNGQVVIKVKDDIPDIGEYVPYDIPPKPVVQKPAEYPEIARKVGMEGTTFVKMLLDLDGSVMRVAVLKSSGFPQLDTAAVKCVLDWKFSPAIQNNRPVRVWLGTNIKFKLK